One Phycisphaerae bacterium RAS2 DNA window includes the following coding sequences:
- the putP gene encoding Sodium/proline symporter produces MPALLAAAGEFTPGMIQLWIIVAYLAALIVLGLASNSLFKGTAVDYFIASRGVGPVLLVLSVFGTTMTAFAIQGSSGEAWASGIGVYGKMASWSGIVHAACFFLIGVRLWGLGKRYGYQTQIQFFRDRLQSSNIGVLLFPILVLLQMPYIIIGIIGSGNMIQVATRGAFPSFFASTQGGVPFWLGTLLSTGVVWLYVWLGGARATAWANALQTLIFLVVGVVTFWAIADRLGGAKEATRMVQEYNPSKLTREVTPEHERIYQEKMAQWRASTQPTVNAQASNALPDGRSSVEPDAKPTPTLRPHKPKRMTELEFLSYGFIPLSVAMFPHLFQLWLTARSAKAFRLTVTLHPLLIMAIWAPCVAIGVWASSAMIGGKPVVPFTPEGPLVPGGPVPNPNTVLAFMVQMLSNPWVSGLLAAGVLAAILGGMDAQFLSLGSMFTHDIVDHYARKDSMTDRQRLVTGRVFVIAVVLVSWLLTLLLRETRPIFNLAVWCFSGFSALFPLVCAALYWRRLTKWGAYASVIAGVGSGVFFYVRIGLEQGFASRIDPEVWGLVPAAPMVVFATVALVVVSLMTPAPAAATVNKFFLKAADAR; encoded by the coding sequence ATGCCCGCGCTGCTTGCCGCTGCCGGAGAGTTCACACCCGGCATGATTCAGCTCTGGATCATCGTCGCGTACCTGGCGGCGCTGATCGTCCTGGGCCTCGCCAGCAATTCGCTTTTCAAGGGCACCGCAGTCGATTATTTCATCGCGTCGCGCGGCGTCGGGCCCGTGCTGCTCGTGCTGTCCGTCTTCGGCACGACCATGACCGCGTTCGCAATACAGGGCAGCAGCGGCGAAGCCTGGGCATCGGGCATCGGCGTCTATGGCAAGATGGCGTCGTGGTCCGGCATCGTCCACGCGGCATGCTTTTTTCTGATCGGCGTGCGGCTGTGGGGCCTGGGCAAGCGGTACGGCTACCAGACGCAGATCCAGTTCTTCCGCGACCGCCTGCAATCAAGCAACATCGGTGTGCTGTTGTTCCCCATTCTCGTGTTGCTCCAGATGCCGTACATCATCATTGGCATCATCGGTTCAGGAAACATGATCCAGGTGGCGACGCGCGGCGCGTTTCCGTCGTTCTTCGCCTCCACGCAGGGCGGCGTGCCCTTCTGGCTTGGCACGCTGTTGAGCACCGGCGTGGTGTGGCTCTACGTCTGGCTGGGCGGCGCGCGAGCCACGGCCTGGGCCAACGCGCTGCAGACGTTGATCTTCCTCGTGGTCGGCGTCGTGACGTTCTGGGCCATCGCCGACCGGCTCGGCGGCGCGAAGGAAGCCACGCGCATGGTGCAGGAATACAACCCCAGCAAGCTGACGCGCGAGGTCACGCCGGAACACGAGCGCATCTATCAGGAGAAAATGGCGCAGTGGCGCGCCTCGACGCAACCCACTGTCAATGCCCAGGCATCGAACGCGCTCCCTGACGGCCGCTCCTCGGTTGAGCCTGATGCAAAGCCCACACCCACGCTTCGCCCGCACAAACCCAAGCGCATGACGGAGCTGGAGTTCTTGAGCTACGGGTTCATTCCGTTGAGCGTCGCGATGTTCCCGCATCTGTTTCAGCTCTGGCTTACGGCGCGATCCGCCAAGGCGTTTCGATTGACGGTGACGCTGCACCCCTTGCTCATCATGGCGATCTGGGCGCCATGCGTGGCCATCGGTGTCTGGGCGTCGTCGGCCATGATCGGAGGCAAACCGGTCGTGCCCTTTACGCCCGAAGGGCCGCTTGTCCCCGGTGGACCCGTGCCGAATCCGAACACGGTGCTCGCGTTCATGGTGCAGATGTTGAGCAATCCCTGGGTGAGCGGGTTGCTGGCTGCCGGTGTTCTGGCGGCGATTCTCGGCGGCATGGATGCGCAGTTTTTGAGCCTTGGGTCAATGTTCACGCATGACATCGTTGACCATTACGCTCGGAAGGATTCCATGACCGACCGGCAGCGCCTCGTCACCGGCCGGGTCTTCGTCATTGCCGTGGTGCTGGTGAGTTGGCTGCTGACGCTTTTGCTGCGCGAGACGCGCCCGATCTTCAACCTCGCGGTGTGGTGTTTCAGCGGTTTCTCGGCGCTGTTCCCGCTTGTGTGCGCGGCGCTCTACTGGCGGCGGCTGACGAAATGGGGTGCCTACGCTTCGGTGATCGCGGGCGTCGGCAGCGGCGTATTCTTCTATGTGCGAATCGGGCTGGAACAGGGCTTCGCGTCGCGCATCGATCCCGAAGTCTGGGGCCTCGTGCCGGCGGCGCCGATGGTGGTATTCGCGACGGTGGCGCTCGTCGTCGTTTCGTTGATGACGCCCGCGCCGGCGGCCGCGACGGTCAACAAGTTCTTCCTGAAGGCAGCCGATGCCCGTTGA
- the bamB_2 gene encoding Outer membrane protein assembly factor BamB precursor gives MHSALTFAWLVAALIGPSDWPSFRGNDRLSGVATSTLSDKPSLRWKFSAGEPVGSSAAIVGGVVYVGCDNGTLYALKLADGSVIWAAKTPPARTTSGPASTSQAIPPTIQSSPAVCGDLVLYGDEDGGFHALNKADGTRRWSFRAEAENISSPTCAGDRVVFGSYDGNVYCLKLADGSLLWKHLTDGRVHGTVGVTDGKAIVAGCDQKLHTLQLSDGKPLDTADLRSVSGCSAAIVDNTVYVGTFGNEVLAIDLNRGERRWTFTNKDRDFPFYASAAVTDELVIIGSRDKFVHALDRKTGKPRWQFRTRGRVDSSPVVASERVWVGSSDGNLYGLDLRSGEERWRYEAGSPMTASPAIGGGCLVIGTEDGDILCFGDPIQGGGRTGP, from the coding sequence ATGCATTCGGCATTGACCTTTGCTTGGCTGGTTGCGGCATTGATCGGGCCGTCCGACTGGCCCTCGTTTCGCGGGAACGATCGCCTCAGCGGCGTCGCAACATCAACCCTGTCGGACAAGCCCTCTTTGCGATGGAAGTTCTCCGCCGGAGAACCCGTCGGCTCCAGCGCCGCCATCGTCGGAGGCGTCGTCTACGTCGGCTGCGACAACGGCACGCTCTATGCCTTGAAACTCGCCGACGGCAGCGTCATCTGGGCTGCAAAGACTCCGCCCGCGCGCACCACGAGTGGGCCGGCCTCCACCAGTCAGGCCATCCCGCCGACGATTCAATCTTCGCCCGCGGTCTGCGGCGACCTCGTGCTGTACGGTGACGAGGACGGCGGCTTTCACGCGCTCAACAAAGCCGACGGTACGCGGCGATGGTCGTTCCGCGCGGAAGCTGAGAACATCAGTTCGCCGACGTGTGCCGGAGACCGCGTTGTCTTCGGCTCCTACGACGGCAACGTGTACTGCCTCAAACTCGCCGACGGCTCGCTTCTCTGGAAGCACCTTACCGACGGCCGCGTACACGGCACCGTCGGTGTGACCGACGGAAAGGCGATCGTCGCGGGATGCGATCAGAAATTGCACACCCTGCAGCTCTCCGACGGCAAACCGCTCGACACCGCGGACTTGCGAAGTGTGTCCGGTTGTTCCGCTGCGATCGTGGACAACACCGTCTACGTTGGAACATTCGGCAATGAGGTACTGGCAATTGATCTGAATCGCGGCGAGCGCCGCTGGACTTTCACCAACAAGGACCGCGACTTTCCGTTCTACGCCTCGGCCGCCGTGACCGATGAGCTCGTCATCATCGGCAGCCGCGACAAATTCGTTCACGCGCTGGATCGCAAGACCGGCAAGCCTCGTTGGCAGTTCCGCACGCGCGGCCGGGTTGATTCGTCCCCCGTCGTCGCGAGCGAACGCGTCTGGGTCGGCTCGTCGGACGGCAACCTGTACGGCCTAGACCTTCGCAGCGGCGAAGAGCGTTGGCGTTATGAAGCCGGTTCGCCAATGACCGCATCCCCCGCCATCGGCGGCGGCTGTCTCGTAATTGGAACGGAGGATGGAGACATTCTCTGCTTCGGCGACCCAATCCAAGGCGGCGGACGGACCGGCCCATAG
- a CDS encoding 1,4-dihydroxy-2-naphthoyl-CoA hydrolase, protein MPVEFSMTRRVTFAETDVAGVMHFSNYYRWMEEVEHAFFRSRGMSVIQDVDGATISWPRVMTSCEYFGPLRFEDEIDLAMTLTDLTDKSMTYEVLFSKAGQRLARGRTKAVCCELLPGGAFRSVAIPASVRAKLAK, encoded by the coding sequence ATGCCCGTTGAGTTTTCCATGACGCGCCGCGTGACCTTCGCCGAGACGGACGTCGCCGGCGTCATGCACTTTTCCAATTACTACCGCTGGATGGAGGAAGTCGAGCACGCCTTCTTCCGGTCGCGCGGAATGAGCGTGATTCAGGACGTGGACGGCGCGACGATCAGTTGGCCGCGGGTCATGACCAGTTGCGAATACTTCGGCCCGCTGCGCTTCGAGGACGAAATCGACCTCGCGATGACCCTCACCGACCTGACCGACAAGTCAATGACGTACGAAGTGTTGTTCAGCAAAGCCGGGCAACGGCTGGCGCGCGGGCGGACCAAGGCCGTCTGCTGCGAATTGCTTCCCGGCGGGGCGTTTCGGTCGGTGGCGATCCCGGCGAGCGTCCGCGCGAAACTAGCAAAGTGA
- the mfpsA gene encoding Mannosylfructose-phosphate synthase: MRLAYLTAGAGGMLCGSCMRDNTLAAALIRQGRKVLLVPVFTPIRTDERDVSQSRVLYGGINVYLQHKSPLFRRVPAFLRRMLDAPALLRAVMRWAGETSGAAAGDLTAAVLEGERGPLSAELDELIEAVGEFKPDVVHLPDAFFVGLAREIKRRLGVGVVCTLTGEDIFIDKLPAAQRTRVLELIRTRQRDVDAFIAVTRYYGDYAAREFAIDPARIHHVPLGVHTDDLGSVGPRPTPATFTIGYLARICPEKGLHLLVDAFGRLRAERRDVRLIIGGYLGRPERPYLDKLRNQWRRDGLEDRIDYRGEVDRTGKADLLRACTVLSVPTTYREAKGLSVLEAMAQGVPVVQPAHGSFPELVGDTGGGMLCRPLDSTDLAAKLAGLMDAPGEVERLGRAGHEAVRSRYSDTIMAQSAWRVVEQCAREAGRSVE, from the coding sequence ATGAGACTGGCCTACCTCACCGCCGGCGCCGGAGGCATGCTCTGCGGCAGTTGCATGCGCGATAACACGCTGGCGGCCGCGTTGATCCGCCAGGGGCGCAAGGTGCTGCTCGTTCCGGTGTTCACGCCGATCCGCACCGACGAGCGCGACGTGAGCCAGTCGCGCGTGCTGTACGGCGGCATTAACGTTTACCTTCAGCACAAGTCGCCGTTGTTTCGACGCGTTCCGGCGTTCTTGCGACGGATGCTCGACGCTCCGGCGCTGCTGCGCGCCGTGATGCGTTGGGCCGGCGAGACATCCGGCGCGGCGGCGGGAGACCTGACCGCAGCCGTGCTGGAGGGCGAGCGCGGGCCGCTCTCCGCGGAACTGGATGAGTTGATCGAAGCGGTCGGTGAGTTCAAGCCGGACGTGGTTCACCTGCCCGATGCGTTCTTCGTCGGCCTGGCGCGCGAGATCAAGCGACGGCTGGGCGTCGGCGTGGTCTGCACGCTGACCGGCGAGGACATCTTCATCGACAAGCTGCCCGCGGCGCAGCGGACGCGCGTGCTCGAATTGATCCGCACGCGGCAACGCGACGTGGACGCGTTCATCGCGGTCACGCGCTATTACGGCGACTACGCGGCGCGCGAATTCGCCATCGACCCCGCGCGGATTCACCACGTTCCGCTCGGCGTGCACACGGACGACCTCGGGTCGGTCGGTCCGCGGCCGACGCCGGCGACGTTCACAATCGGCTACCTCGCGCGCATCTGCCCAGAAAAGGGCCTGCACCTGTTGGTCGACGCGTTCGGCCGCCTGCGTGCCGAGCGGCGCGACGTGCGGTTGATCATCGGCGGCTACCTCGGCCGCCCCGAACGCCCGTATCTTGACAAATTGAGAAATCAATGGCGGCGCGACGGCCTCGAAGACCGGATCGACTACCGCGGCGAAGTCGATCGCACCGGCAAGGCCGACCTCCTGCGCGCCTGCACCGTGCTGTCGGTCCCGACGACGTACCGGGAGGCAAAAGGTCTGTCGGTGCTGGAGGCGATGGCGCAGGGCGTGCCGGTCGTACAGCCGGCGCATGGGAGTTTCCCGGAGCTGGTCGGCGACACGGGCGGCGGCATGCTGTGTCGCCCGCTCGATTCAACGGATCTTGCCGCAAAGCTGGCGGGCCTGATGGACGCGCCGGGCGAGGTGGAACGATTGGGCCGAGCCGGACACGAGGCGGTGCGGTCGCGCTATTCTGATACAATCATGGCCCAGTCAGCGTGGCGCGTCGTTGAGCAGTGCGCCCGCGAAGCGGGTCGATCGGTCGAATAG